The Alysiella filiformis sequence GTTATAGGCAGGCTCACAATGATTTTTTGCCCACTATGTTCTTGAATATTAAACGAGTAGGACAATGGCAAAGTAATGGTATCCACATTGTCTTTGCTGCCATCAATGGAATACGAACCCACATTCAAGCCCAATCCCAACATACTGGCAGGGCTGCTGCTTGGGTTGTTTGATGATGATGTGGTGTTGGCAGATGAGGTGCCGTCTGCCGAATCCAAAGCATTGGCAGGCGATGACAATGCCACATTGTGTGTGGCAACAATATTGCTGCTGTCGCGCCAGCCCACATTAAAATCGCTGCTGGACACCGATGGCATCATGCCACCTGCACCTGTAATGGGGCTGCTTGCCGAAGTTTTGGCTTGCTGATTCATGATTTGACCGATGACACCGCTTTTTTTCAGCCAATCGGTAAACATGCGTTGCGATTCCTTGCGCGTGCTGCCTGTAAATGTTTGGTTGGCAATGTTCAATTCGGGCGATGTGAAAGTCAGGGTGTTGGAATGGGCGGCATAATGCAAAGTCATGTCCACATCATTGAATCGCCCTTGCACTTCGGCTGCCGATGTGCGGGTGTAGGCAGGGTTGGTTTTTTCCAGATTTTTGACCAAATCAATGAAAATTTGCGATTGATTTTGACACATGGCTTGCCCCAACACGCCATCTACGCGCGTTATCACGCCATAGCTGCTTTCGCAAGACAACTGGGCATACGCCGATGATGACAACATCACCGACATCATCAAAACCGAGTGTGGTATTTTGCGGTGCATTTTGACCCCCAAACAAGATTAACTTAACTTGATAAATTATATACACCCTGTTTACCAAAAGACACACATTCCTGCTTTCAAATGCTTTTCAGGCAGCCTGAACGTTGCAAAAATGGTCTTTGAGAATGTGTTTGCTAAATTGCGTTAATCTCGCAAATCAAATCCATAAATTTGTTAGAATTTCGGCTTTTATTGTCGCTTTCAAACGAAGGAAAACATCATGAGCTTACTCAATTCTTTGCTTTCTACTGCCGCCTCGTCTTTATTGTCTGACACAGATGGCAACGGTCAAATTCAAGCCATTGAATTGTTTCAAAAATTAACGCAACAAAATGGTGGTGTGGGCGCGGTGTTGGCGCAATTACAACAAAGCGGTTTGGACAGCATTGTGCAAAGCTGGGTGGGCAATGGCGACAACGCCCCAGTGGGCGCAGACCAACTGCAAAACGCTTTGGGTGGCGGTTTGGCGCAAGCCGCCGCGCAAATGGGCTTGGATGGCAATCAAGCCAGTAGCCTGTTGGCACAATATTTGCCCCAAATCGTCAATGGCTTAACCCCCAATGGCAACGCAGCAGACGCAGACGGCTTTGGCATGGACGACATTGCACGCCTTGCCATGCAATTTTTGAATAAATGATGTTTCAGGCAGCTTATTTCACATAATAAAAAGCTGCCTGAATATGTTATTCCCTTGATTGTATGAGCATCAAACATTGGGCAGAAGACGAACGCCCACGCGAAAAATTATTGGAACACGGCGTTGCCACATTGAGCGATGCCGAATTGTTGGCAATTTTATTGCGTGTTGGCACGCGCGGCAAAAATGCGGTGGAATTGGCGCGTGATTTGTTGCGCTATTTTGGCAGTTTGAGTGCGGTCATGCACGCCACGCCCGATGAATTGTATCAACACAAAGGCATGGGCGAAGCCAGTTTTGCCCAATTTGCCACCGTGTTGGAAATTGGGCGGCGCGTGTTGCACGAAGCCTTGCGCGATAAACCGATTTTGTCTTCGCCGCAGCAGGTGGGCGATTATTTGCGTTTGCGGATTGGGCGCGAAAAGGTGGAAGTTGCCCTTGTTTTGTTGCTCAATCAACAAAATCAGTTGATGAGCTGTGAAGAATTGTCGCGCGGCACGGTGGCGCACAACACGGTGTACATTCGTGAAGTGCTGAAATTGGCATTGCAACACCACGCCAGCGCGATTGTTTTTGCCCACAATCACCCATCAGGCAGCCTTGAACCGTCTGCCGAAGACCTTGTTTTAACACAACGTTTGCAATCGGCTTTGCATTTGTTGGACATTCAACTGCTTGACCATTTTATCATCACGGCACATGGTTGGGTGTCGTTTCAACAACGTGCTTGGCTCGCGCCGATTCAGGCAGCCTGAAAACCCTTTTCGGAATTGAATTTATGCGAAAACAAACCTTTAACGCATGGCTTTGTGCCAGTTTCATTGCCCTATCTGCCTGTTCGGTGGTGGACAGTGGCGCACTCAACCAAGAAGCCGCGCAAGAATACCGCGCCACCGTAGCCCAAGCCCACAAACAAGGCGCATTGGACAACACATCTGCCACATCACAACGCATACAACAGGTGTTCCGCCGCATGGTGCCACACGCCCAAGCCGCCAACAAAACAGGACAAGCCTTTAATTGGGAATTGGCGGTGATTCGTTCCGATGAATTGAATGCGTGGGCAATGCCAGGGGGCAAAATGGCGGTGTACACAGGCATTGTGGAAAAATTAAAATTGAGCGATGACGAAATCGCCGCCATTGTGGGACACGAAATGACCCACGCCCTGCTGGAACACAGCAAAAAAGAAGCCAATCGCAGCGTGGGTTTGGGGATTTTAACGCAATTAGGCGGCAACGCTTTGGCGGCATACACAGGCGTGAACCCCGAATTGGTGGGATTGGGCGTGAATTTAGCCAGCGATTTGGGCGTACAAAAACCATTTAGCCGCAGCGCAGAACGCGAAGCCGATGTGGGCGGATTAAAATTGATGGCACAAGCAGGTTACAATCCCCAAGCCGCCGTAACCGTGTGGCAAAAAATGAACGCCATGGAAAACAACAACACCGTTTTGAACAAAATCGCGTCCACCCACCCCACCAATAATGCGCGAATCAAATTGATTCAAGACGAATTGCCCAAAGTCATGCCGTTGTATCAACAGGCAGTTGGGCGAAAATAAATGTTCAGGCAGCCTGAAAACTTGAATTTGACGATAATTGCCCCATTTACATAAAATGGCTTTTTCCCACAATCTGATTTTTTGAAGGAATGACACAATGGCAGTGAAATTGCATACCAACTTCGGCGTGATTACTTTGGAACTCGACCACCAAAACGCCCCCATTACCGCCGCCAATTTTGAACAATATGTGAAAGACGGTTTTTACGATGGTGTGATTTTTCATCGCGTGATTAAAGGTTTCATGATTCAAGGCGGCGGCATGGACGCTGACATGAACGAAAAACCCACCCGCGAATCCATCCAAAACGAAGCACACAATGGCTTGAAAAACGACAAATACACCATTGCGATGGCGCGTACTTCCGCACCGCATTCAGCCAGCGCACAGTTTTTCATCAACACCGCCCACAATGATTTCTTGAATTTCCGTGGCAAAGAATTGCACGGCAAACCTGTGGTGCAAGAATGGGGCTATGCCGTATTTGGCAAAGTAACAGATGGCTTTGACGCGGTGGACGCGATTGAAAACGTGGCAACCAAACGCCATGGCTACCACGATGATGTGCCTGTTGATGCGGTGGTGATTACCAAAGCAGAAATCGTTTAAAATCAAGATATTTGATATTCAGGCAGCCTGAAAACGCTTTGATGGGGTTTCAGGCTGCCTTTCACTGCCCGACACAATTTGGAAAAGCGGCTTGATTGATGTTATTTGCGCCGAATCACAAGGGTAAACACCCCATCTTGCGCGGTACTTGACAGCAATTCATGCCCTGTATGTTGGCAAAACGCGACAAAATCATCGGGCGCACCCGCATCGGTTGCCAGCACGGTGAGCAATGTGCCGCTTTCCAGTTTTGCCAAGGCTTTTTTGCTGTGCAAAATGGGCATGGGGCATTTTAAGCCCTTTAAATCCAAAGTCATTTCATTCATATTGCTTGAACTCCTGTTTTAAATGGCATATTTTTTGACAAAATGATAACATATTGGGTTTAAAATTTGGCTTGGCATTTTCTACAAAGGACAACATAATGCAAAAACTTTTCCCCAAAACCATGCAAAAAATCGCCACCATTGAAGGCTTTCAAGGCGCGGTTATCGTGAATTTTGGCACCAAAGAAGTGCTGGATTATCAAGAAAATGCGCCTTTGGATTTGCGTCAAGTTGGCGAAGTGTGTGCCAATATGGTGCAACGCCATGCCAATATGGTCAAAGTTTTGGAATTGAGCGATGTTGCCGAACGCATTTTGATTACCACCAAATTGCATTATCATATTATTTATTTGGTGCCGCAGTTTGAAAGCGTGGCAATTTATGTGATTGTGAAACGCTACACCATGTTGTCGTATGTGACACAAGTGGTTGAAGATGCGGTGTATTCCATGCATTAAAATGGCTTTTGGGCAGCCTGAACATTGCCAACCCCATCAACAAAGGGTTGGCAATTTTTATTGGGGCAAACCCATGCGTTTCAAATACATGCCTGTGCCGTAAATCAGGCTGCCCAACAAACCCAATAGCACAAAAATCACGCCTTTTTTTCGTGCGTTGGGGCAAACCCAATACACGCTCAAACTGAAACTGAAAAACAGCGACATTGCCACCCATTTCATTTGGGGGGTGTTGGCGTAGCGGTCTAGGGTGTGGGTTTCGCTCAACATCACATACATTTGCCACACCACCGCCAACACCAGCAGCACCATGCCGCTCAATAGGCAAATCAATGCCCAATCCAATATACTCATGATGATTTTCCTGTGTTTTTCAGGTTGCCTAAAAGGGCAATGCTGCCTGAAAAATCCCAAATAAACGCCCAAATTAGGCTGTCTGAAAACGCAATTATAGCCTGAAATGCGTGTACAATTTCGCCACACATTTGTAAAGGAAAAAATATGTGGACATTTGATTTAATCATGGCTTTGCTGCTGGCGGGTGCGGCGGCAGGTTTTTTGGCAGGCTTGTTGGGCGTGGGCGGTGGCACGATTATTGTGCCGATTGTGCTGTGGCTGTTGCACCAGCAGGGCGTGATTGGCGAATACAATCAACACATTGCCTTGGGGACATCGTTTGCGATTATGGTGTTTACCACTTTGTCCAGCGCGTGGGCGCAACACAAGCGGCAGGCAATCAATTGGCACATTGTGCGGTATTTGTCGCCAGCTATGGTTGTGGGCAGTTTGGTGGGTTCGGCGGTGGCAAAATATTTGCCCACGGCGTTTTTGCAAGGTTTTTTTATTGTGTTTTTGTATGTGATTTCGGTGCAGATGTTGTTGAAATTGAAACCGAAACCCACACGCCAATTACCTCAAAAATGGGGTTTATTGGGGGCAGGTAAAGTGATTGGTTTGTTGTCCAGTTGGGTGGGGATTGGTGGTGGTTCGCTTTCCGTTCCCTTTATGGTGTATTGCAATGTGCCGATGCACATGGCAACAGGCACTTCGGCGGCTTTGGCTTGGGCGATGTCGGTGTCGGGATTGTTGGGTTTTGTGGCAACGGGCTGGGGCGTGGCAGGGCTGCCTGAACACACTTTGGGATTCATCTATTTGCCTGCGGTGGCGGCATTGGCGGTGTGTACGATGACTTTCGCCCCTTTGGGCGTGAAGGTGGCACACAAAATGTCGCCCGATAAATTGAAAATGGCAATGGGCATTTTGCTTTTGCTCATTGCCACGCAAATGCTTTGGAAAATGATGGGCTAATTTTTAACGTCAGTTTGAGATAAGGCACTGTTAATTTGAAACCTTTGCAAAACTCGGTTTGTAGGGGCAGATTTCATATCTGCCCCGTTTAGGTTCGCAGAAATTTTCATTCTTATCAATAAATTGAAAAAAGGGCGGATATGAAATCCGCCCCTACGTCAGTTTAAAAGTAGGTTTTGCAAAGGTTTCAATTTGCCAACAAACCAGCCCTCTCAACCAATGGGAAAGCGTTGGAGAGAGGGCTATTGAGCCGCAACCCTCTCCCCAGCCCTCTCCCATAGGGAGAGGGAGTAAATTACTTCAATTTATCAATGATTTTTATCACGAACTCACGTTTTTTACTGTTTGTCGCCCCAATCTTCGCGGATTTGCTTGGCTGCCTGAAAATAATCGCGCAATGCGGCTTTGTTGCCCGATTTCAGGCAGCCTGAAAGATACGCCAACTGATTTTGTTGTGCTGCAATCAAATCCAGCATACTGCTTTGATTTGCCAGCATAATGTCTGCCCACATTTCGGGATTGCTGGCGGCAATGCGCGTGAAATCCCGAAAACCGCTCCCAGCAAAATCCAAATAATGTGCGCCTTTGGGGTGGTCAAGCATTTGATGAACATAGGCAAATGCCAACAAATGCGGCAAATGCGACACCGCCGCAAAAATCTCATCGTGTTCATCGGCTGGCATGATGTGGGTGTGTGCGCCCACGCTTTGCCACAATTTCGCCACCGTGTTCAGGCAGGCTGAATCTTGCTGTTCGTGCGGACACAAAATCAATTTTTTGTTTTGATACAAGGCAAATTGCGCCGCCAACGCGCCACTTCGGTCAGAACCTGCAATCGGGTGGCTTGCCACGCAACGCGCAAAATGACGCGGCAAATGCTGCCTGAAAGCCTCAATCGCAGAAACTTTGGTGCTGCCCACATCGCTCACAATGGCGTGTTCAGGCAGCCATGTTGCCAATTTGGCGCAAATGGACGGCAAAGTCGCCACAGGCGTGGCAACGACCACCCAATCTGCCGATGAAATGGCTTCGGCACAAATTTCGCCAAATGCGCGGTCTATAACGTGGCGTTCCAGAGCGCGATTGAGGTTTTCGCTATCCAAATCAATGCCATAAACGGTTTGGACTTGCTTGTGGCGTTTCAAATCCAGCACCAGCGAGCCGCCAATCAAACCCACGCCAATTAAAGTGATTTGCCGCAACATCACAACCAAGCGTCCAAAAATTCAGCCCAATGGGCTTTTTCATCTGCCAATTCAACAAGGTATTCGTGCAATTTTTCCACTTCGTGTTCGTATTCTTGTGGATTGAGTGCGCCTGTCATCAATCTGAATCTTTGGTAAACAAGGTAGGTGTTTGCCACATCGGTTTCGCAATAATCGCGGATTTCGTTGATTTTGCCGTCCAAAAAGGCTTGCCAAACTTGGCTGCCGTCCATGCCCATTTTGCCGACAAAGCCGCACATTTTCGCCAAATCGTCCAAAGGCGCATTGGCGCGACCTGTGTACATTGCCAACAAATCCATCAAATCACAATGGCGCGAATGGTAGCGGCTTATGTAGTTGTTCCATTTGAAATCTTTGCTGTCGCGGAAATCGCCATCGCCCATGTCCCAATAACGCGCAGCCTGAATGCCGTGCACCAAAGCGCGATAGTGCAACACGGGCAAGTCAAAACCGCCGCCGTTCCAGCTCACGAGCTGTGGCGTGTATTTGTCAATCAATTTGAAAAATTCGGCGATGGTTTCGCTTTCGCTGCTGTCGGGTTTGCCGAGTGTGCCGATGTGGATTTTGTCGCCCCAACGCAGGCAGCATGAAATTGCCACAATTTTGTGCAAATGATGGGGCATGAAATCGCTGCCCGTTTTCGCACGGCGTTGTTGGAAGGCGTATTCGGCAACTTCCGCGTCCGTTAGGCTTTCAGGCAGCTTTTCCAGCAGGCGAATGGCGGCTGTGTCGGGTATGGTTTCAATGTCAAATGTGAGTATGGGGGTCATGGAAAAATCCTTGTTTTGAATGATGAAATGCTTTTTCAGGCAGCCTTGCAGTGTATGATAATTTTTGATGGTGCCGCAAACCTACTCCCTCCCCCTGTGAAAGGGGGAGGGCTGGGGTGGGGGTTAGAAAGCCAATGTGCCACCCCCACCCTAACCCTCCCCCGCCAGACGGGGGAGGGGACAGATTGCAGGCAGAAACCTTTGCAAAACTCAATTCGTAGGGGCAGATTTCATATCTGCCCTTTTTTTCAATTTATTGATAACGCGATTTCGGAATAAAAGTGATTGATAAATTTAAGTCACTTTGCTCCCTCTCCCTGTGGGAGAGGGCTGGGGAGAGGGTATGCTGCTCAACAAGCCCTCTCTCCAACGCTTTCCCATAGGGAGAGAGGGCAGGTTTGTTGGCAAATTGACAGTGACTTATCCCGAGTTCACGTTATTGATAAAAATAAAAATTTCTGCAATTCTAAACAGGGCAGATATGAAATCTGCCCCTACAAACCGAGTTTTGCAAAAGTTTCAGGCAGCCAAATCACTTTTGTTGTGTATCGCAAGGCAGCCTGAAAATGCTGTTTAGGCTCAAATCTTTGGGTATTCATTGACTTGGCTTGCTTTTTTAAAAAGTCAGTCGCCGAAAGCAACAACCTTATTGTTTGCAAAACATTTGGATTGTAAACGAAAAACGCTTTTCAGGCAGCTTTGCCAAAAAATCGCAAAACATCAACCCCAAAACGAAAAAAATGTAATTTTGTTGGCAAAAAGAATGCGGCTTGGGCATAATCACGCCTTTCCTTTTGATTATTTTAAAATATGAAACAGAACATTGCCCTACGCATTTTCACAAGCACCTTAATTTTGGCATTGTCTGCTTGTGGCGAAACGCCAGCAAGCAAAGCCCAAGCCGCCCCCGTTGCCAAGCCGCCCCCGTTGCCAAGCAGCCCATGCAATCCACCCAAGTGGCAGCCGCACCCACCAAAGTGGGTCAAGGTGTGCCAGATGATGTGGCAAAACAAATCGCCAGCACGCTGGAAAAAAATTACGCCGACCAAAAATTGCAAGTCTTGCAAGTCAATACCACACCCATTGCCAACATTTACGAAGTGGTGATGAACGGCAAACAAATCGCCTACACCGATTCAACCGGCACTTATATGTTTGTGGGCGATTTGATTGAAACCACACAAGGTCGCAGCTTAACCGAAGAACGCAAATCCGATTTGAACGTGATTGATTTTGGCAGCCTGCCTTTGGACAAAGCCATTAAAGAAGTACGCGGTAACGGTAAATTGGTGGTGGCG is a genomic window containing:
- a CDS encoding YidB family protein, with product MSLLNSLLSTAASSLLSDTDGNGQIQAIELFQKLTQQNGGVGAVLAQLQQSGLDSIVQSWVGNGDNAPVGADQLQNALGGGLAQAAAQMGLDGNQASSLLAQYLPQIVNGLTPNGNAADADGFGMDDIARLAMQFLNK
- the radC gene encoding RadC family protein, producing MSIKHWAEDERPREKLLEHGVATLSDAELLAILLRVGTRGKNAVELARDLLRYFGSLSAVMHATPDELYQHKGMGEASFAQFATVLEIGRRVLHEALRDKPILSSPQQVGDYLRLRIGREKVEVALVLLLNQQNQLMSCEELSRGTVAHNTVYIREVLKLALQHHASAIVFAHNHPSGSLEPSAEDLVLTQRLQSALHLLDIQLLDHFIITAHGWVSFQQRAWLAPIQAA
- a CDS encoding M48 family metallopeptidase; this translates as MRKQTFNAWLCASFIALSACSVVDSGALNQEAAQEYRATVAQAHKQGALDNTSATSQRIQQVFRRMVPHAQAANKTGQAFNWELAVIRSDELNAWAMPGGKMAVYTGIVEKLKLSDDEIAAIVGHEMTHALLEHSKKEANRSVGLGILTQLGGNALAAYTGVNPELVGLGVNLASDLGVQKPFSRSAEREADVGGLKLMAQAGYNPQAAVTVWQKMNAMENNNTVLNKIASTHPTNNARIKLIQDELPKVMPLYQQAVGRK
- a CDS encoding peptidylprolyl isomerase codes for the protein MAVKLHTNFGVITLELDHQNAPITAANFEQYVKDGFYDGVIFHRVIKGFMIQGGGMDADMNEKPTRESIQNEAHNGLKNDKYTIAMARTSAPHSASAQFFINTAHNDFLNFRGKELHGKPVVQEWGYAVFGKVTDGFDAVDAIENVATKRHGYHDDVPVDAVVITKAEIV
- a CDS encoding sulfurtransferase TusA family protein, encoding MNEMTLDLKGLKCPMPILHSKKALAKLESGTLLTVLATDAGAPDDFVAFCQHTGHELLSSTAQDGVFTLVIRRK
- a CDS encoding sulfite exporter TauE/SafE family protein yields the protein MWTFDLIMALLLAGAAAGFLAGLLGVGGGTIIVPIVLWLLHQQGVIGEYNQHIALGTSFAIMVFTTLSSAWAQHKRQAINWHIVRYLSPAMVVGSLVGSAVAKYLPTAFLQGFFIVFLYVISVQMLLKLKPKPTRQLPQKWGLLGAGKVIGLLSSWVGIGGGSLSVPFMVYCNVPMHMATGTSAALAWAMSVSGLLGFVATGWGVAGLPEHTLGFIYLPAVAALAVCTMTFAPLGVKVAHKMSPDKLKMAMGILLLLIATQMLWKMMG
- a CDS encoding prephenate dehydrogenase; protein product: MLRQITLIGVGLIGGSLVLDLKRHKQVQTVYGIDLDSENLNRALERHVIDRAFGEICAEAISSADWVVVATPVATLPSICAKLATWLPEHAIVSDVGSTKVSAIEAFRQHLPRHFARCVASHPIAGSDRSGALAAQFALYQNKKLILCPHEQQDSACLNTVAKLWQSVGAHTHIMPADEHDEIFAAVSHLPHLLAFAYVHQMLDHPKGAHYLDFAGSGFRDFTRIAASNPEMWADIMLANQSSMLDLIAAQQNQLAYLSGCLKSGNKAALRDYFQAAKQIREDWGDKQ
- a CDS encoding 3'-5' exonuclease: MTPILTFDIETIPDTAAIRLLEKLPESLTDAEVAEYAFQQRRAKTGSDFMPHHLHKIVAISCCLRWGDKIHIGTLGKPDSSESETIAEFFKLIDKYTPQLVSWNGGGFDLPVLHYRALVHGIQAARYWDMGDGDFRDSKDFKWNNYISRYHSRHCDLMDLLAMYTGRANAPLDDLAKMCGFVGKMGMDGSQVWQAFLDGKINEIRDYCETDVANTYLVYQRFRLMTGALNPQEYEHEVEKLHEYLVELADEKAHWAEFLDAWL